Proteins encoded by one window of Channa argus isolate prfri chromosome 13, Channa argus male v1.0, whole genome shotgun sequence:
- the csde1 gene encoding cold shock domain-containing protein E1 isoform X6, translated as MGSPWKGFVEFTLPASPPTAFVSADLSSTSPVGLSLTPYGRSNIRVLAPLSKMKRGSSEPPVARNTGSAQSASAGPMPIPRSSSVSCHPHPGSKKHKRTPLYLRSMSFDPGMLHNNGHTAYANGTGPGIRETGVVEKLLTSYGFIQCSERQDRLFFHCSQYNGNLQELKIGDDVEFEVSSDRRTGKPIAVKLLRIKPEVLPEERISGQVVSAIPVHLDGKSAPGQVPTGSVCYERNGEVFYLTYTPEDVEGNIHLDTGDKVSFYMETNKHTGAVSARNIQLVKKKQMRCQGVVCATKEAFGFIERADVVKEIFFHYSEFKGDLEALQAGDDVEFTIKDRNGKEVATDVRLLPQGTVIFEDISIEQFEGTVFKVIPKVPIKNQNDPLPGRISAQIGFTDKELPFGEKDTKSKVTLLEGDHIQFNISTDRRDKLERATNIDILPDTFTFTKETREMGVIAAIRDGFGFIKCVDRDARMFFHFSEVLEESQLHISDEVEFTVVPVGPVYKCSTKDMLSAQRNHAVRIKKLPKGTVSFHTQSEQRFVGVVEKEVVAVTTKNASPTKGKEKESEEGVIAYEDCGVKLTVPYHAKDLEGGHPQVGDKVEFSINEVKRTGQQSAGSIRVLNRNASNAKRLHGFVATLKDNFGFIETANHEQEIFFHYSEVCGDLDNLELGDTVEYTLSKGKGNKVSAEKVTKVAAVNGIVEDGGAQVIMGKVIRPLRSVDPSQTEYQGLIEVTEEEIPLFLIGIGGNKGQNYPFGIMGMANKADCLQKGELVKFQVCTVSQTGQKMACNVIPQRRAIVECVKDQFGFITYEVGESKKLFFHVKEVQDGLELQTGDEVEFSVVLNQRTGKCSACNVRRVSEGPKQVVTPRPDRLVNRLKSITLDDASAPRLVILRQPRGPDNSKGFIVERKTRQPGVID; from the exons AATATCCGAGTCCTAGCTCCATTGTCAAAAATGAAAAGGGGCTCCTCTGAACCTCCAGTGGCTCGCAACACTGGCTCTGCCCAATCTGCCTCCGCTGGTCCCATGCCTATTCCCcgctcctcctctgtctcttgccATCCCCACCCAGGAAGTAAAAAACACAAGCGAACTCCCTTGTATCTGAGATCA ATGAGTTTTGACCCAGGCATGCTCCATAACAATGGGCACACTGCATATGCCAATGGCACAGGGCCTGGAATTAGAGAAACTGGTGTGGTAGAGAAACTCCTGACTTCCTATGGGTTCATCCAGTGCTCTGAACGTCAGGATCGTCTCTTCTTCCACTGCTCCCAGTACAATGGCAACCTGCAGGAGCTTAAAATAGGAG ATGATGTAGAGTTTGAGGTATCCTCTGACAGGCGCACTGGCAAGCCCATAGCAGTGAAGCTGCTGAGGATAAAGCCAGAGGTGCTGCCAGAGGAGCGCATCTCGGGCCAG GTTGTATCCGCAATCCCGGTGCACTTGGATGGAAAGTCTGCTCCTGGTCAAGTGCCTACTGGCAGTGTTTGTTATGAAAGAAATGGG GAAGTGTTTTACCTTACCTACACTCCTGAAGATGTGGAAGGTAATATACACCTGGACACAGGTGACAAAGTCAGCTTTTACATGGAAACTAACAAACA TACTGGTGCAGTCAGTGCTCGTAACATTCAGCTtgtgaagaaaaagcaaatgagGTGCCAGGGTGTTGTGTGTGCTACAAAG GAGGCCTTTGGATTCATTGAGAGGGCAGATGTGGTGAAGGAGATCTTCTTTCACTATAGTGAGTTTAAGGGTGACTTGGAGGCATTACAGGCTGGGGATGATGTTGAATTCACCatcaaagacagaaat GGTAAAGAAGTAGCCACAGATGTAAGGCTTCTCCCCCAGGGAACCGTTATCTTTGAAGACATCAGTATTGAGCAGTTTGAAGGCACTGTTTTTAAAGTCATTCCCAAAGTTCCCATTAAAAACCAG AATGACCCTCTGCCAGGCCGTATCAGTGCCCAAATTGGTTTTACTGATAAGGAACTGCCGTTTGgtgagaaagacacaaagtccAAGGTGACCCTTTTAGAGGGAGACCACATACAGTTTAACATCTCCACTGACCGCAGAGACAAGCTGGAGAGGGCTACCAACATTGACATCCTACCAGATACCTTTACCTTCACCAAGGAGACCCGTGAAATG GGCGTGATTGCAGCTATACGTGATGGCTTTGGCTTCATTAAGTGTGTAGATCGAGATGCCCGGATGTTCTTTCACTTCAGTGAAGTATTGGAGGAAAGCCAACTGCACATCTCGGATGAAGTGGAGTTCACTGTTGTGCCTGTAGGTCCAGTTTATAAGTGTTCCACAAAA GATATGCTGTCAGCTCAGAGGAACCATGCAGTGCGCATCAAGAAGTTACCCAAGGGCACCGTGTCTTTCCATACCCAGTCTGAGCAGCGTTTTGTGGGTGTGGTGGAGAAAGAAGTTGTTGCAGTCACCACAAAAAATGCAAGTCCCACCAAGGGCAAGGAAAAG GAATCTGAGGAAGGAGTAATTGCATATGAAGACTGTGGAGTAAAGCTCACTGTGCCATACCATGCCAAGGATCTAGAGGGAGGTCACCCACAAGTTGGAGACAAG GTGGAGTTCTCTATCAATGAAGTCAAGCGAACTGGCCAGCAGAGTGCAGGCTCCATCAGGGTCCTCAACCGTAATGCCTCAAATGCCAAGAGACTGCATGGATTTGTTGCCACACTAAAGGATAACTTTGGCTTTATTGAGACAGCAAATCATGAGCAGGAGATTTTCTTTCACTATAG TGAAGTGTGTGGAGACCTGGACAATTTGGAGTTGGGGGACACAGTGGAATACACACTCTCTAAgggaaaaggaaacaaagtcaGTGCTGAAAAAGTCACCAAAGTGGCTGCAG TTAATGGCATTGTGGAGGATGGTGGTGCCCAAGTGATAATGGGGAAAGTCATCCGTCCTTTACGCAGTGTGGACCCCTCTCAGACTGAATACCAAGGGCTTATTGAAGTCACAGAAGAAG aaatcccCTTGTTCTTGATTGGTATAGGTGGAAATAAAGGCCAAAATTATCCATTTGGAATCATGGGTATGGCAAATAAAGCAGATTGTCTACAGAAAGGAGAACTTGTGAAGTTTCAAGTTTGCACAGTATCCCAAACTGGACAGAAGATGGCCTGTAACGTCATCCCACAGCGTAGAGCCATTGTGGAGTGTGTTAAAGACCAG TTTGGCTTCATTACATATGAAGTTGGTGAGAGCAAGAAGCTGTTCTTCCATGTAAAAGAAGTCCAAGATGGCCTGGAGCTCCAGACTGGGGACGAAGTGGAGTTCTCAGTTGTCCTTAATCAACGTACAGGAAAATGTAGTGCCTGCAATGTCCGCAGAGTCAG TGAGGGGCCTAAACAAGTTGTGACTCCTCGCCCTGATCGTCTGGTAAATCGACTAAAGAGCATCACTCTTGACGACGCCAGTGCTCCACGCCTGGTCATTCTGAGGCAGCCCCGTGGTCCTGACAATTCAAAG GGCTTCATTGTGGAGCGCAAGACTCGTCAGCCTGGTGTCATTGACTGA
- the csde1 gene encoding cold shock domain-containing protein E1 isoform X10: protein MGSPWKGFVEFTLPASPPTAFVSADLSSTSPVGLSLTPYGRSMSFDPGMLHNNGHTAYANGTGPGIRETGVVEKLLTSYGFIQCSERQDRLFFHCSQYNGNLQELKIGDDVEFEVSSDRRTGKPIAVKLLRIKPEVLPEERISGQVGPDLHAYPFSVLHGYIHPVVSAIPVHLDGKSAPGQVPTGSVCYERNGEVFYLTYTPEDVEGNIHLDTGDKVSFYMETNKHTGAVSARNIQLVKKKQMRCQGVVCATKEAFGFIERADVVKEIFFHYSEFKGDLEALQAGDDVEFTIKDRNGKEVATDVRLLPQGTVIFEDISIEQFEGTVFKVIPKVPIKNQNDPLPGRISAQIGFTDKELPFGEKDTKSKVTLLEGDHIQFNISTDRRDKLERATNIDILPDTFTFTKETREMGVIAAIRDGFGFIKCVDRDARMFFHFSEVLEESQLHISDEVEFTVVPDMLSAQRNHAVRIKKLPKGTVSFHTQSEQRFVGVVEKEVVAVTTKNASPTKGKEKESEEGVIAYEDCGVKLTVPYHAKDLEGGHPQVGDKVEFSINEVKRTGQQSAGSIRVLNRNASNAKRLHGFVATLKDNFGFIETANHEQEIFFHYSEVCGDLDNLELGDTVEYTLSKGKGNKVSAEKVTKVAAVNGIVEDGGAQVIMGKVIRPLRSVDPSQTEYQGLIEVTEEEIPLFLIGIGGNKGQNYPFGIMGMANKADCLQKGELVKFQVCTVSQTGQKMACNVIPQRRAIVECVKDQFGFITYEVGESKKLFFHVKEVQDGLELQTGDEVEFSVVLNQRTGKCSACNVRRVSEGPKQVVTPRPDRLVNRLKSITLDDASAPRLVILRQPRGPDNSKGFIVERKTRQPGVID, encoded by the exons ATGAGTTTTGACCCAGGCATGCTCCATAACAATGGGCACACTGCATATGCCAATGGCACAGGGCCTGGAATTAGAGAAACTGGTGTGGTAGAGAAACTCCTGACTTCCTATGGGTTCATCCAGTGCTCTGAACGTCAGGATCGTCTCTTCTTCCACTGCTCCCAGTACAATGGCAACCTGCAGGAGCTTAAAATAGGAG ATGATGTAGAGTTTGAGGTATCCTCTGACAGGCGCACTGGCAAGCCCATAGCAGTGAAGCTGCTGAGGATAAAGCCAGAGGTGCTGCCAGAGGAGCGCATCTCGGGCCAGGTGGGGCCAGACCTGCACGCCTATCCCTTTTCTGTGCTGCATGGTTATATTCATCCA GTTGTATCCGCAATCCCGGTGCACTTGGATGGAAAGTCTGCTCCTGGTCAAGTGCCTACTGGCAGTGTTTGTTATGAAAGAAATGGG GAAGTGTTTTACCTTACCTACACTCCTGAAGATGTGGAAGGTAATATACACCTGGACACAGGTGACAAAGTCAGCTTTTACATGGAAACTAACAAACA TACTGGTGCAGTCAGTGCTCGTAACATTCAGCTtgtgaagaaaaagcaaatgagGTGCCAGGGTGTTGTGTGTGCTACAAAG GAGGCCTTTGGATTCATTGAGAGGGCAGATGTGGTGAAGGAGATCTTCTTTCACTATAGTGAGTTTAAGGGTGACTTGGAGGCATTACAGGCTGGGGATGATGTTGAATTCACCatcaaagacagaaat GGTAAAGAAGTAGCCACAGATGTAAGGCTTCTCCCCCAGGGAACCGTTATCTTTGAAGACATCAGTATTGAGCAGTTTGAAGGCACTGTTTTTAAAGTCATTCCCAAAGTTCCCATTAAAAACCAG AATGACCCTCTGCCAGGCCGTATCAGTGCCCAAATTGGTTTTACTGATAAGGAACTGCCGTTTGgtgagaaagacacaaagtccAAGGTGACCCTTTTAGAGGGAGACCACATACAGTTTAACATCTCCACTGACCGCAGAGACAAGCTGGAGAGGGCTACCAACATTGACATCCTACCAGATACCTTTACCTTCACCAAGGAGACCCGTGAAATG GGCGTGATTGCAGCTATACGTGATGGCTTTGGCTTCATTAAGTGTGTAGATCGAGATGCCCGGATGTTCTTTCACTTCAGTGAAGTATTGGAGGAAAGCCAACTGCACATCTCGGATGAAGTGGAGTTCACTGTTGTGCCT GATATGCTGTCAGCTCAGAGGAACCATGCAGTGCGCATCAAGAAGTTACCCAAGGGCACCGTGTCTTTCCATACCCAGTCTGAGCAGCGTTTTGTGGGTGTGGTGGAGAAAGAAGTTGTTGCAGTCACCACAAAAAATGCAAGTCCCACCAAGGGCAAGGAAAAG GAATCTGAGGAAGGAGTAATTGCATATGAAGACTGTGGAGTAAAGCTCACTGTGCCATACCATGCCAAGGATCTAGAGGGAGGTCACCCACAAGTTGGAGACAAG GTGGAGTTCTCTATCAATGAAGTCAAGCGAACTGGCCAGCAGAGTGCAGGCTCCATCAGGGTCCTCAACCGTAATGCCTCAAATGCCAAGAGACTGCATGGATTTGTTGCCACACTAAAGGATAACTTTGGCTTTATTGAGACAGCAAATCATGAGCAGGAGATTTTCTTTCACTATAG TGAAGTGTGTGGAGACCTGGACAATTTGGAGTTGGGGGACACAGTGGAATACACACTCTCTAAgggaaaaggaaacaaagtcaGTGCTGAAAAAGTCACCAAAGTGGCTGCAG TTAATGGCATTGTGGAGGATGGTGGTGCCCAAGTGATAATGGGGAAAGTCATCCGTCCTTTACGCAGTGTGGACCCCTCTCAGACTGAATACCAAGGGCTTATTGAAGTCACAGAAGAAG aaatcccCTTGTTCTTGATTGGTATAGGTGGAAATAAAGGCCAAAATTATCCATTTGGAATCATGGGTATGGCAAATAAAGCAGATTGTCTACAGAAAGGAGAACTTGTGAAGTTTCAAGTTTGCACAGTATCCCAAACTGGACAGAAGATGGCCTGTAACGTCATCCCACAGCGTAGAGCCATTGTGGAGTGTGTTAAAGACCAG TTTGGCTTCATTACATATGAAGTTGGTGAGAGCAAGAAGCTGTTCTTCCATGTAAAAGAAGTCCAAGATGGCCTGGAGCTCCAGACTGGGGACGAAGTGGAGTTCTCAGTTGTCCTTAATCAACGTACAGGAAAATGTAGTGCCTGCAATGTCCGCAGAGTCAG TGAGGGGCCTAAACAAGTTGTGACTCCTCGCCCTGATCGTCTGGTAAATCGACTAAAGAGCATCACTCTTGACGACGCCAGTGCTCCACGCCTGGTCATTCTGAGGCAGCCCCGTGGTCCTGACAATTCAAAG GGCTTCATTGTGGAGCGCAAGACTCGTCAGCCTGGTGTCATTGACTGA
- the csde1 gene encoding cold shock domain-containing protein E1 isoform X7: MGSPWKGFVEFTLPASPPTAFVSADLSSTSPVGLSLTPYGRSNIRVLAPLSKMKRGSSEPPVARNTGSAQSASAGPMPIPRSSSVSCHPHPGSKKHKRTPLYLRSMSFDPGMLHNNGHTAYANGTGPGIRETGVVEKLLTSYGFIQCSERQDRLFFHCSQYNGNLQELKIGDDVEFEVSSDRRTGKPIAVKLLRIKPEVLPEERISGQVVSAIPVHLDGKSAPGQVPTGSVCYERNGEVFYLTYTPEDVEGNIHLDTGDKVSFYMETNKHTGAVSARNIQLVKKKQMRCQGVVCATKEAFGFIERADVVKEIFFHYSEFKGDLEALQAGDDVEFTIKDRNGKEVATDVRLLPQGTVIFEDISIEQFEGTVFKVIPKVPIKNQNDPLPGRISAQIGFTDKELPFGEKDTKSKVTLLEGDHIQFNISTDRRDKLERATNIDILPDTFTFTKETREMGVIAAIRDGFGFIKCVDRDARMFFHFSEVLEESQLHISDEVEFTVVPDMLSAQRNHAVRIKKLPKGTVSFHTQSEQRFVGVVEKEVVAVTTKNASPTKGKEKESEEGVIAYEDCGVKLTVPYHAKDLEGGHPQVGDKVEFSINEVKRTGQQSAGSIRVLNRNASNAKRLHGFVATLKDNFGFIETANHEQEIFFHYSEVCGDLDNLELGDTVEYTLSKGKGNKVSAEKVTKVAAVNGIVEDGGAQVIMGKVIRPLRSVDPSQTEYQGLIEVTEEGGNKGQNYPFGIMGMANKADCLQKGELVKFQVCTVSQTGQKMACNVIPQRRAIVECVKDQFGFITYEVGESKKLFFHVKEVQDGLELQTGDEVEFSVVLNQRTGKCSACNVRRVSEGPKQVVTPRPDRLVNRLKSITLDDASAPRLVILRQPRGPDNSKGFIVERKTRQPGVID, from the exons AATATCCGAGTCCTAGCTCCATTGTCAAAAATGAAAAGGGGCTCCTCTGAACCTCCAGTGGCTCGCAACACTGGCTCTGCCCAATCTGCCTCCGCTGGTCCCATGCCTATTCCCcgctcctcctctgtctcttgccATCCCCACCCAGGAAGTAAAAAACACAAGCGAACTCCCTTGTATCTGAGATCA ATGAGTTTTGACCCAGGCATGCTCCATAACAATGGGCACACTGCATATGCCAATGGCACAGGGCCTGGAATTAGAGAAACTGGTGTGGTAGAGAAACTCCTGACTTCCTATGGGTTCATCCAGTGCTCTGAACGTCAGGATCGTCTCTTCTTCCACTGCTCCCAGTACAATGGCAACCTGCAGGAGCTTAAAATAGGAG ATGATGTAGAGTTTGAGGTATCCTCTGACAGGCGCACTGGCAAGCCCATAGCAGTGAAGCTGCTGAGGATAAAGCCAGAGGTGCTGCCAGAGGAGCGCATCTCGGGCCAG GTTGTATCCGCAATCCCGGTGCACTTGGATGGAAAGTCTGCTCCTGGTCAAGTGCCTACTGGCAGTGTTTGTTATGAAAGAAATGGG GAAGTGTTTTACCTTACCTACACTCCTGAAGATGTGGAAGGTAATATACACCTGGACACAGGTGACAAAGTCAGCTTTTACATGGAAACTAACAAACA TACTGGTGCAGTCAGTGCTCGTAACATTCAGCTtgtgaagaaaaagcaaatgagGTGCCAGGGTGTTGTGTGTGCTACAAAG GAGGCCTTTGGATTCATTGAGAGGGCAGATGTGGTGAAGGAGATCTTCTTTCACTATAGTGAGTTTAAGGGTGACTTGGAGGCATTACAGGCTGGGGATGATGTTGAATTCACCatcaaagacagaaat GGTAAAGAAGTAGCCACAGATGTAAGGCTTCTCCCCCAGGGAACCGTTATCTTTGAAGACATCAGTATTGAGCAGTTTGAAGGCACTGTTTTTAAAGTCATTCCCAAAGTTCCCATTAAAAACCAG AATGACCCTCTGCCAGGCCGTATCAGTGCCCAAATTGGTTTTACTGATAAGGAACTGCCGTTTGgtgagaaagacacaaagtccAAGGTGACCCTTTTAGAGGGAGACCACATACAGTTTAACATCTCCACTGACCGCAGAGACAAGCTGGAGAGGGCTACCAACATTGACATCCTACCAGATACCTTTACCTTCACCAAGGAGACCCGTGAAATG GGCGTGATTGCAGCTATACGTGATGGCTTTGGCTTCATTAAGTGTGTAGATCGAGATGCCCGGATGTTCTTTCACTTCAGTGAAGTATTGGAGGAAAGCCAACTGCACATCTCGGATGAAGTGGAGTTCACTGTTGTGCCT GATATGCTGTCAGCTCAGAGGAACCATGCAGTGCGCATCAAGAAGTTACCCAAGGGCACCGTGTCTTTCCATACCCAGTCTGAGCAGCGTTTTGTGGGTGTGGTGGAGAAAGAAGTTGTTGCAGTCACCACAAAAAATGCAAGTCCCACCAAGGGCAAGGAAAAG GAATCTGAGGAAGGAGTAATTGCATATGAAGACTGTGGAGTAAAGCTCACTGTGCCATACCATGCCAAGGATCTAGAGGGAGGTCACCCACAAGTTGGAGACAAG GTGGAGTTCTCTATCAATGAAGTCAAGCGAACTGGCCAGCAGAGTGCAGGCTCCATCAGGGTCCTCAACCGTAATGCCTCAAATGCCAAGAGACTGCATGGATTTGTTGCCACACTAAAGGATAACTTTGGCTTTATTGAGACAGCAAATCATGAGCAGGAGATTTTCTTTCACTATAG TGAAGTGTGTGGAGACCTGGACAATTTGGAGTTGGGGGACACAGTGGAATACACACTCTCTAAgggaaaaggaaacaaagtcaGTGCTGAAAAAGTCACCAAAGTGGCTGCAG TTAATGGCATTGTGGAGGATGGTGGTGCCCAAGTGATAATGGGGAAAGTCATCCGTCCTTTACGCAGTGTGGACCCCTCTCAGACTGAATACCAAGGGCTTATTGAAGTCACAGAAGAAG GTGGAAATAAAGGCCAAAATTATCCATTTGGAATCATGGGTATGGCAAATAAAGCAGATTGTCTACAGAAAGGAGAACTTGTGAAGTTTCAAGTTTGCACAGTATCCCAAACTGGACAGAAGATGGCCTGTAACGTCATCCCACAGCGTAGAGCCATTGTGGAGTGTGTTAAAGACCAG TTTGGCTTCATTACATATGAAGTTGGTGAGAGCAAGAAGCTGTTCTTCCATGTAAAAGAAGTCCAAGATGGCCTGGAGCTCCAGACTGGGGACGAAGTGGAGTTCTCAGTTGTCCTTAATCAACGTACAGGAAAATGTAGTGCCTGCAATGTCCGCAGAGTCAG TGAGGGGCCTAAACAAGTTGTGACTCCTCGCCCTGATCGTCTGGTAAATCGACTAAAGAGCATCACTCTTGACGACGCCAGTGCTCCACGCCTGGTCATTCTGAGGCAGCCCCGTGGTCCTGACAATTCAAAG GGCTTCATTGTGGAGCGCAAGACTCGTCAGCCTGGTGTCATTGACTGA
- the csde1 gene encoding cold shock domain-containing protein E1 isoform X12 has product MGSPWKGFVEFTLPASPPTAFVSADLSSTSPVGLSLTPYGRSMSFDPGMLHNNGHTAYANGTGPGIRETGVVEKLLTSYGFIQCSERQDRLFFHCSQYNGNLQELKIGDDVEFEVSSDRRTGKPIAVKLLRIKPEVLPEERISGQVGPDLHAYPFSVLHGYIHPVVSAIPVHLDGKSAPGQVPTGSVCYERNGEVFYLTYTPEDVEGNIHLDTGDKVSFYMETNKHTGAVSARNIQLVKKKQMRCQGVVCATKEAFGFIERADVVKEIFFHYSEFKGDLEALQAGDDVEFTIKDRNGKEVATDVRLLPQGTVIFEDISIEQFEGTVFKVIPKVPIKNQNDPLPGRISAQIGFTDKELPFGEKDTKSKVTLLEGDHIQFNISTDRRDKLERATNIDILPDTFTFTKETREMGVIAAIRDGFGFIKCVDRDARMFFHFSEVLEESQLHISDEVEFTVVPDMLSAQRNHAVRIKKLPKGTVSFHTQSEQRFVGVVEKEVVAVTTKNASPTKGKEKESEEGVIAYEDCGVKLTVPYHAKDLEGGHPQVGDKVEFSINEVKRTGQQSAGSIRVLNRNASNAKRLHGFVATLKDNFGFIETANHEQEIFFHYSEVCGDLDNLELGDTVEYTLSKGKGNKVSAEKVTKVAAVNGIVEDGGAQVIMGKVIRPLRSVDPSQTEYQGLIEVTEEGGNKGQNYPFGIMGMANKADCLQKGELVKFQVCTVSQTGQKMACNVIPQRRAIVECVKDQFGFITYEVGESKKLFFHVKEVQDGLELQTGDEVEFSVVLNQRTGKCSACNVRRVSEGPKQVVTPRPDRLVNRLKSITLDDASAPRLVILRQPRGPDNSKGFIVERKTRQPGVID; this is encoded by the exons ATGAGTTTTGACCCAGGCATGCTCCATAACAATGGGCACACTGCATATGCCAATGGCACAGGGCCTGGAATTAGAGAAACTGGTGTGGTAGAGAAACTCCTGACTTCCTATGGGTTCATCCAGTGCTCTGAACGTCAGGATCGTCTCTTCTTCCACTGCTCCCAGTACAATGGCAACCTGCAGGAGCTTAAAATAGGAG ATGATGTAGAGTTTGAGGTATCCTCTGACAGGCGCACTGGCAAGCCCATAGCAGTGAAGCTGCTGAGGATAAAGCCAGAGGTGCTGCCAGAGGAGCGCATCTCGGGCCAGGTGGGGCCAGACCTGCACGCCTATCCCTTTTCTGTGCTGCATGGTTATATTCATCCA GTTGTATCCGCAATCCCGGTGCACTTGGATGGAAAGTCTGCTCCTGGTCAAGTGCCTACTGGCAGTGTTTGTTATGAAAGAAATGGG GAAGTGTTTTACCTTACCTACACTCCTGAAGATGTGGAAGGTAATATACACCTGGACACAGGTGACAAAGTCAGCTTTTACATGGAAACTAACAAACA TACTGGTGCAGTCAGTGCTCGTAACATTCAGCTtgtgaagaaaaagcaaatgagGTGCCAGGGTGTTGTGTGTGCTACAAAG GAGGCCTTTGGATTCATTGAGAGGGCAGATGTGGTGAAGGAGATCTTCTTTCACTATAGTGAGTTTAAGGGTGACTTGGAGGCATTACAGGCTGGGGATGATGTTGAATTCACCatcaaagacagaaat GGTAAAGAAGTAGCCACAGATGTAAGGCTTCTCCCCCAGGGAACCGTTATCTTTGAAGACATCAGTATTGAGCAGTTTGAAGGCACTGTTTTTAAAGTCATTCCCAAAGTTCCCATTAAAAACCAG AATGACCCTCTGCCAGGCCGTATCAGTGCCCAAATTGGTTTTACTGATAAGGAACTGCCGTTTGgtgagaaagacacaaagtccAAGGTGACCCTTTTAGAGGGAGACCACATACAGTTTAACATCTCCACTGACCGCAGAGACAAGCTGGAGAGGGCTACCAACATTGACATCCTACCAGATACCTTTACCTTCACCAAGGAGACCCGTGAAATG GGCGTGATTGCAGCTATACGTGATGGCTTTGGCTTCATTAAGTGTGTAGATCGAGATGCCCGGATGTTCTTTCACTTCAGTGAAGTATTGGAGGAAAGCCAACTGCACATCTCGGATGAAGTGGAGTTCACTGTTGTGCCT GATATGCTGTCAGCTCAGAGGAACCATGCAGTGCGCATCAAGAAGTTACCCAAGGGCACCGTGTCTTTCCATACCCAGTCTGAGCAGCGTTTTGTGGGTGTGGTGGAGAAAGAAGTTGTTGCAGTCACCACAAAAAATGCAAGTCCCACCAAGGGCAAGGAAAAG GAATCTGAGGAAGGAGTAATTGCATATGAAGACTGTGGAGTAAAGCTCACTGTGCCATACCATGCCAAGGATCTAGAGGGAGGTCACCCACAAGTTGGAGACAAG GTGGAGTTCTCTATCAATGAAGTCAAGCGAACTGGCCAGCAGAGTGCAGGCTCCATCAGGGTCCTCAACCGTAATGCCTCAAATGCCAAGAGACTGCATGGATTTGTTGCCACACTAAAGGATAACTTTGGCTTTATTGAGACAGCAAATCATGAGCAGGAGATTTTCTTTCACTATAG TGAAGTGTGTGGAGACCTGGACAATTTGGAGTTGGGGGACACAGTGGAATACACACTCTCTAAgggaaaaggaaacaaagtcaGTGCTGAAAAAGTCACCAAAGTGGCTGCAG TTAATGGCATTGTGGAGGATGGTGGTGCCCAAGTGATAATGGGGAAAGTCATCCGTCCTTTACGCAGTGTGGACCCCTCTCAGACTGAATACCAAGGGCTTATTGAAGTCACAGAAGAAG GTGGAAATAAAGGCCAAAATTATCCATTTGGAATCATGGGTATGGCAAATAAAGCAGATTGTCTACAGAAAGGAGAACTTGTGAAGTTTCAAGTTTGCACAGTATCCCAAACTGGACAGAAGATGGCCTGTAACGTCATCCCACAGCGTAGAGCCATTGTGGAGTGTGTTAAAGACCAG TTTGGCTTCATTACATATGAAGTTGGTGAGAGCAAGAAGCTGTTCTTCCATGTAAAAGAAGTCCAAGATGGCCTGGAGCTCCAGACTGGGGACGAAGTGGAGTTCTCAGTTGTCCTTAATCAACGTACAGGAAAATGTAGTGCCTGCAATGTCCGCAGAGTCAG TGAGGGGCCTAAACAAGTTGTGACTCCTCGCCCTGATCGTCTGGTAAATCGACTAAAGAGCATCACTCTTGACGACGCCAGTGCTCCACGCCTGGTCATTCTGAGGCAGCCCCGTGGTCCTGACAATTCAAAG GGCTTCATTGTGGAGCGCAAGACTCGTCAGCCTGGTGTCATTGACTGA